One segment of Toxoplasma gondii ME49 chromosome VI, whole genome shotgun sequence DNA contains the following:
- a CDS encoding hypothetical protein (encoded by transcript TGME49_242760), with protein MFHLAWVVSREIPFCFVSSVSATLPLALLPVKTLCQKRSLQMQKEVEQRGLLRLEQSRLIQKVKEESQLMEEYVVEIDRLNNVINVLEKEMLNTKRVYQTAIESRNLTGIQLIDRQAQDKDTEKKSQRALHEKEQDVNTLRLQLQEVERQLLSKKRRAKEVPILTAEVENLKTQLQEEKQLAENISRKLENPTEGRQWQELGGEDPDMETLEAKYRVIEQRFRSVKSELIDQDLRLEDLTELTEKQKARAAEEHSDAIRIRSEILRLHGKLIEMNRRMKVTMSELTLYKEYLPRLKQLQAEIAQSVENARENVFFGRPATPNAEEELADMLKREVARNQILYAAKLRTLEEQREVTTLR; from the exons ATGTTCCATCTAGCCTGGGTTGTCAGTCGAGAGATCcccttctgtttcgtctcaaGCGTCTCAGCTACTttgcctctcgctctgttgCCTGTAAAAACGCTTTGTCAGAAACGATCTCTTCAGATGCAGAAGGAAGTTGAACAGAGAGGCTTGCTCCGTCTTGAGCAGTCACGTCTCATCCAAAAGGTCAAAGAGGAAAGCC AACTCATGGAGGAGTACGTGGTCGAAATCGACCGGCTAAACAACGTCATCAACGTCCTTGAGAAAGAAATGCTCAACACCAAGAGGGTGTATCAAACAGCGATTGAGTCGCGAAATCTCACTGGCATTCAGCTGATTGACAGGCAAGCGCAAGACA aggacacagaaaagaaaagccaGCGCGCCCTCCACGAGAAAGAGCAG GATGTCAACACGCTCCGGCTTCAACTGCAAGAAGTCGAAAGGCAACTGCtttcgaaaaagagaagggcGAAAGAGGTGCCCATTTTGACGGCGGAAGTCGAGAACTTGAAGACGCAACttcaggaagaaaaacaactgGCAGAAAACATCAGTCGCAAACTAG AAAACCCAACTGAGGGCAGACAGTGGCAAGAACTTGGAGG GGAAGATCCAGATATGGAAACATTGGAGGCGAAATATCGGGTGATTGAGCAACGTTTCAGAAGTGTAAAGAGCGAGCTCATTGATCAAGACTTGCGCCTTGAAGACTTAACGGAGTTGACAG aaaaacagaaagcgagagcCGCAGAAGAGCACTCGGACGCGATTCGAATTCGCAGCGAAATTCTTAGACTCCACGGCAAACTGATCGAAATGAACCGGCGCATGAAGGTGACGATGTCTGAGTTGACGCTCTACAAG GAGTATTTGCCGAGACTTAAGCAGCTTCAGGCAGAAATAGCACAGAGCGTGGAGAACGCCCGTGAAAATGTCTTCTTCGGTAGACCTGCTACAccaaacgcagaggaagaacttGCCGATATGCTCAAGAGAGAGGTGGCTAGAAATCAGATCCTCTACGCAGCTAAATTGCGCACTCTCGAAGAGCAGCGTGAGGTAACAACATTACGGTAA
- a CDS encoding hypothetical protein (encoded by transcript TGME49_242770), whose translation MRRVSLREDNEAKPSRKKQENEMESPVARQVKKGGGSCGPDVDRQSVSPTGLVGEAQRAEEEIGLATEDAGSRAKREKLDGQPGEAMRDRSDVETEVVFNILDTLCEKGKVGQTEVALCKQKIYKLYEALRDSVAKENLAFAQAAGLSQDVEEQTQELARLLGVSREHDEEIKALQENMRDVKSQNTRRLLSCFS comes from the exons ATGCGCCGGGTGTCTCTTAGAGAGGACAACGAAGCGAAGCCGAGTCGTAAGAAACAGGAGAATGAGATGGAGTCGCCAGTCGCTAGACAAGTCAAGAAGGGAGGGGGAAGCTGCGGACCTGATGTGGATAGACAGTCGGTGTCTCCGACGGGGCTCGTCGGTGAGGCGCAGCGAGCTGAGGAAGAGATAGGCTTGGCAACTGAAGACGCAGGGtcgagagcgaaaagagagaaactcgacgGACAACCTGGTGAAGCGATGCGTGACAGAAGCGATGTCGAGACTGAGGTTGTGTTCAACATCCTAGACACACTttgcgagaaaggaaaagtcGGACAGACTGA agtgGCTCTGTGTAAGCAGAAGATTTACAAGTTGTACGAGGCGCTTCGGGACTCGGTCGCAAAGGAAAATTTGGCGTTTGCTCAAGCCGCAGGTCTCTCTCAGGACGTGGAGGAGCAGACACAAGAACTTGCTCGTCTTCTTGGCGTTTCGCGCGAACATGACGAGGAGATCAAGGCCCTTCAAGAGAACATGCGAGATGTAAAGTCGCAAAACACACGCAGGCTCCTTAGCTGCTTTAGTTAA